The nucleotide window TTGGAATTAGAGATATAGGAATTGAAATAGGATTCTTGGTTGCCATAGTGAGATTGTCGGTGCCGGAAATTTCCAAATagagcaacaacaacaaaaacaaacagaCAGGGCAGTTGGGGGTTGCCATTAGATCCAattccttccctatttctccaGTATCTCCGTACCACTATCATCAATCATAAAATTGTAATAAAACTACAGAAGGCCTTTACAATTTTCAAACCTTCCTATTCTGCTATCAAATAATTCATACCACGCTACTGCTTTTGAGATCAAGATGGAAACCATTGACTGGAGCAGAACAGAGATCATTTCCAATGTAAAGCTTAATTGGTCAAAACCTAATTAAGAGTCCTTCTCAAGAGGCCATTctcatttctttaaaaattagCAATGGGAGGCGGTCATCTTTTAGGTTCATTCCAAGAATCTGTTGATAAGATGTGATGTGCAAAGTATGCAGATGAATAGTCTCTGTAACTATAGTAATCACATGCATGTTACGATTTTGTTGATTTGTTGTATTCTCACTTTTTTAGATTGAATAAATCGTCTTTAGACATTTTTCCAATCCGACAATCTCAATCAATGAGAAACTTTTGTATATTCATTACATcataatttactttttttcttcGTACCTTGTTCATATGGATTCCTTTATACAACATGAATTTCGTGCATAACAAATAACAAAATAGAAGTAACACACGAACTAGCTTTATACACGAGTTTTTTGCCGCCGTAAAAAGAAGAATGATGCATTAATGCATCGATGCAGAGAATTTTTTCGGGAGGTGACAATGTGCAAAGATTAAAGACGTGTGTATGTACTTTACACGGGTTGTGGTTAAGAGCAATGGTCccatgcctccaaggcaaggcAACGGGTTGAAGGATAATCCTCACATGCCATATGGGCCATGACTCACATGGAAGCTAAATCTCCCATCTccatttttgtgattttgttgatATCATCCAACACTAAGAAATAGGACTCATCACTGCCCTTGTTTCCACTAATCGGTCTATCTGTTTGATAGTGTCATTTACTCTGCGCCACTACTTGTTAGGGGGAAAGGCATAATCAACATTTATTTCATCGTCTTCTAGAGTtatgggtggtggtggtggtcactttggtggtggtgggtcattTTGGGCACCACCACATGCCCCTGCCGTTGCAGCTAGCTAGCTTCGTTCCTTCTTCTGCAGACCTTTCGGAATATATCCGTTGGGGATTTGATGGCACTAAATACCAAGTACGTTACTATCTAATGCACTAGTTTTGGACTACGTAATGGATTGAGAATTACATTAGATATAACCATTTTTGCGCTAGAAACAACCATATCCTATAACTTGGGATCTTTTGTAAGAATATGGATCCTTTTGTCCCGATATGTGTCATGTAAGACACAATTCACATGTTTTTTACCTCATAGTTTGACAATATCAAATGTCATTGTCTAaagtcatttttatttttaactcaGGATTGCATACCAGTGATACCACGTTCTATGTTATCCCTAATCGGATTGAGTTGAATCACCTCACAATCGAATATGATTCTTGCTCTCGACAATTTTCAGTTCACAGAAGATAAAGTTTTGCCCTATTTCGTAATATTTTACTTTTTTGTAGTCCTTTGTATTTCATATCTGACTTGGTAGTTACAGAGAAGATAAGCCATACTTTCTTCTCCATGAATGATTGTTGTCTCCTGTTTTTGCTAACCAATTACCAGATGAAGTAATGCATCAGTTGGTAACATGATTCTAAAGGTGAAGAAAAGGTAATGATGAATTAACATGTTGGTTTGTTGGTTGGTTAATGACTTGATTTGTACCATGTGGTAGGTTGGGAGAGCACATGGAGCAATTAGAAATGCCAGCAGAGAAACAAACATTGATAATTGAGAGTTGAGCATAATGATATACAGAGAAACATAAGAGAACCCACTTGTATTGCACAACCAAAAGTAAAAGATTGCTTCCATTGCCATttgccaaagaagaaaaaagcttAAAAAGTGAAAAGGTACAAAACATCACTGCCAAATGCTATGCTCTCTCTCTATAAGATTGTAATAAAGTCCTTTAGTGACCCAAGTTTTTGACATTCATATCTCACACTAATTGCTTGTAAGACTCTAGACAAAAgcagaaacccagaaaaccaTTCATACCCTATAATAAGACCCCAAATGTATGCAGAGGAAAAAGACTGACACTGGGAGGGAAGATAGATAAGGACACGCAAACTGTGGTTAGAATATGGTGGTGGATAGGATGAAACAGAGTAAGACCGAAAGATaggatataagataaaaaaaaaaaaaaatacatgaaCAACACTTCTGCACCTGCTCCTAAAATGGCATTGTAATTTTCAGAGGAAGCAGACCGAGGTTGAGCAATGACAGAATAGACAATTTGGTGGGGTGAGGGAGGGAAATGGATTTGGGTTCAGATTTGGACTCGATGATATAGTGACATGTGTAAATAATGTACACTTGCCAATTTTTGAAGAATAGATGGGTGGGGAATAAACCAATTGGTGGAATATTTTGAAATTGGGTAGAGTTCTATACGTGTAAAACTGAGAATGAGGTACTACTAGTACTAGCAGGTATGTCCTCTGCGGCAACCCAGTACACCAGCACCAGCAGTTATGGTTCCCACCATGGCAGATGACTTGGCTCCCAAGCTTGAGGCCCTGGCATAGACAGCTGAAGCTCCAGCTCCAGATGGAGTGAAGAAGGCACCATTGAGTAGAAGATCACCTTCTGACCTCCAGTTCCAGCCCCTCCACTGAGTTTGTGCTGTCTCCACTCTCTTGGTAACCTTCACAATGCAATTTTTCGCCAATAATCAGAAAACTTACACTATGTAAACTTCATCATAATCAAAAAGTAGATATGATTAATGGTTAATACAATACCTCCTTTGCAAAGGGGTTGGTTGGAGCTGCGTATCTGTTGCCTTGGCTGTTGATGGTAGGTTCTGCACTTCCACCAATGGCATACATCTCCCAGTGAGTGTAGTCGTTGTTCACCACATGGAAATATCCGTGTCTACACCTGCATTATTCATAGTTCATGGCACCATTAACAAATTGGTAATGCATTTCTGCTACCATCAAGGCAAAATCCCATTTCAATATTGAAAACCGCATCAGTGGGGTTACTGTTTCTTGCAGCCAAGTTTTATGTCCAGAAATCATTCTAATTGAATTGGACAGATGAGACATGGAAATTAAAAGGCTTTTAATATGTCGGTTCTAGTTGAAAAAATACCTTGGCATTCGTTGGATAAGTCCCTCTCCAAAGTGGTTGTAGGCAATAGTCACCTGCATTTGCTTGTCCCTGGTATAAGAATCACTGTGGCCCAACAGCATAACCTGATTCAATTGCATAGATAAAATGtcattatcacaacaaaaataCAGATGGAAGTAAATATTAATCAGAAAAGAGGCATTAGACATACTTCATTGTGGTGGGTAAAGTGGTTGTTTGAGATGGTAATAGCAGTTGACCCCATGACAGCATCAACAAGACCATCAGCACAATTGGAGAGGGAATTGTGATCAACCCAGATATGGCTTGACCCGAAGATGGAGACAGCATCACCATCAGCCATAGTCCTCCACCCAAAGTGAGATGGGGAGCTCCTCACCATAGCATTTCCTGTAGGCTTGCAGTCATGGATATGCAGACCATGAACTATAATGTTTGTAACAAACTGGATTGTAATGCATGCTCCGTTAGCAATGTGGACATTGACTCCACGGCCATCAATGGTCTTGAAGCTATTCATGAGAAGCTCCTGCTTCAATTGGATCACCATGTCACGTTTGAACACAATCCAGAGAGGCTCATCCTGGATGACAGCATGGCGCAGAGTACCGGGTCTGGGGTTAACGGGATCATCATCTTTAGGGTCAGTGACAACATAGAAGCGTCCATCACGACCACCAATGGCATTTCTGCCGAAACCAATGCCACAGTCTGCAAGACGCTTGCGGTTCTTTTGCCAGTTGGGATCACAACGCCAGCAATCATCAATGGGATTTCCAGTTCCACATGAGAAGTAGCCCAGCTTTCTCCTTTCAGTGCTGTTGCGGATACTCCTGCAATATCAAAAGTGGTTCTACTGTTACCATTAATGTCAAAAACAGAAACATGTTCAAGCATATGATGATGCATTGGTCATGCCCCAGTAGCAAACAATCAGACAGAAAGTTCACTTTCATTTCCTATTCATGGTAAAACGTAAGAAGTGGGATAATTTTAATGATGCCAATTTCTCCCTAGTTTCCTTTTATGTCCTGTGTACTACAACTTAGCCTGGAAATTGCAACTAGTTTGTCCATTTTTGAGGACAAATAGGTCACTATCAGTGAAGTAATTCTTGTAATACAATTACTGGATTAACTGTTGTCCACAAATGAAATCAGAGATGCATGTGATCTTTTTAATCATTgtttttgttcaataattatATTCCATTTGTAAAAGGTAACCAAACCTCAACCGAGTTTATAAGATCTAAATCTAACCAAATCATTTCAGACAAACATTATAAGAAATCCCTTCATAAAAGTAGtaataatagtaataaaaaAGCAGGGGAAAAAGGGGAGGGGGGTGTAAAAAGCCTATAGCATCTTTATTGGATGGCCTCCTTTGTTTGACATAGAGGTCTACTCCCACATATGAGCAACACAGACCAGTGATTATGAGCATGTGGGATTGCATATGCTCATATCCAAAACCAGTGATTATGACAGAAAACGGAAATGTGAAAATGCAGAAATGGAGGTCAGTTTCATCAGAATGCAAGCAATCCAAAACAGTAACAACACTGGTAAGTGGGTTTTAATGCAAACCCCAGTTGGGTTAGGTGTTTTAAGTGCCCCAATTAAGAAGTACTAATCACAGCTACAATTCCCCCTCATCTAACCTACCCACCAAAACTGAATGCAGTCAAAATCAAAGCATCCCAGTGTCCCTTTCATTATCTACCCTCACGTGCATTACACATGCTGAAACCAGAAAATATTAATCAGAATAGAATTGTGCAGGTAGGGACCAAAAATCGTTAGCTGTCTTTAtgcaatagagagagagagaagagagggaaACGCACATGTCAACCATTGAAGCAATTTCCTCAGGGTTCTCTACTGCATGCTTATTCAAgccttcatcatcatcattctcATTCACCCTGGAATATTcaatcaaatcaaacaacaaaaatcaGACCCCCACCAAAAAAATTaaccaaagaaagaaattacACAAAATCCAATTCATGTGACTCCAAAAAAAACGTATCACTCTCACTCTTTCAGGCCCAGGACCCGTTGAGGTTGGGACAAAAGAAGAAAGGGAGCCAATCAGAGAGCGACACGTTTCAGTGGCGGACAAGGTTTACTGTGGGACTGTTTTGTGTGCTGGTGCTCGAGGCCAGTGCAGACAGTGTCGAGTAAAAACGGTTAGGGGCGGTTtgtgtgaggagagagaaaaccgcAGTCGGCATGACCGAATTGCCCCAAGACAAAAGAATATGGGGGAGTGGAGTAAGGAGTGTAAATTAGGGTCGGTGGTGAGGGTAGTTAGGGAAATGCGGTGAAAAGAAAGAGGGGAGGAATCCGAGGGGGAACGAAAACGAACTATAACGGACTAAACGGCCCAGATCTAGGGATCTGGATCTCAACGGCTGAGATTGCCATGTACGGTTAACCCCAACACGAGGAGGCAACACACAGAACGGTTGAGATCCATCCACGTGGACAAGAAgtgaaaaacccaaaaaaaaaaaaaaaaattaaactccGGGTGGGGTTACCGAAACCGACCTGGCCGCCATTGATGAATTGCTCGAGCTCTTCAACAACTCCTCAGTCCCTCCATTCCTGCACAAACAAACCAAAAAACACAAATAAGCAAAACGACGCCGCTTCAACTTCTACACAACTCCAAGAACTCTCACAATTCTCTCTCTAAATTCTTCAAAATTTGTAAAAGCAAAAGAGAAATGCTATTAATGGCGGAGCCCCCAAAATTCCAAGAAACCTCTCAATTTCTGAACCTCGTTTTCactcaaagaagaagaagaagaatgtagCTCAGATTCTGCTCTCaaaaattttaccacagtaaaaaagaacagagagagagagagagggagaggggggTTAAACCTGATGAGAGAGGTGCCGTCGAGGCTAACTCTACCGGACATTACAGCGACGAAGCAGAACAAGAGAAGCACCGACACGCAAGCCAGAATCCATTTCTTACTCTCGGAAACCGCCATTGctctttcactctctctctctctctctctctctctccgtgtTAAAGTGAGAGGAAGAGGGAATGTGGGAGCAGAGAAAATTGAAGACAGTGAGAGACGAGCAGAGAGAGCACACAAAACGGTGTGTTTCGGTGTTCTTGTGcgcagagaagagaagagagccAAAAAAACCCAAGTGAGGATGAGTCAGAGAATGAGCTCCCCTCTCTATATATACACGATTAATGACCCCCCCTGGTCTCGTTAACGCCGTTTACAGTTAACTAACTAGAAACGCCCCGGtaattttatatatttcttTGGATTAGGTTCTCTACTTCTCTTTAACCCAACAACCAAAGCAACCCCCGCCACCAACATTAACTACTCCTCCTTAGTACTCAAAGTTACTTTTTTACTGCATCCCCCGTCCTTTTACTTTTTACTCAACTAGCTGTTCACGCCTTACGACCGACGGACCCCTTTGTCCTTGCCACGTCAGCCGGGGCCGTTACGGAGGGGGAGTACGGATGGGTCACGGGAACAGACGTCACGGTATTCTGCTGGTTCTGCGCCCAATCGGATTTTATTTAAtatcattttgattttttttattattatattgGGTAATGGCGTGTTTGGGGTGAAATGTAATTCCAGGCGCCAATCACGGCCTTATGGGTTTTTGTTTGACCTGCCATGAATCAAGTAGCTAGAAGAACAATGCTTAATTAAATTTTTGCTGTGGAATTGAAGGCATTGTTTGGTGGCAGTTTTACGGGGCTTTCCTtggtttttctttgattttggaaGACTCAAATAGTTCCCTAATGGATATATAAATGACACCTATGGTTAATTGGTAATGATGGGGTATGATTTTGCATCATGTGAATGTGCTCCATGTGAACTTCAAATCCTGTGATGCATTTTGCTGGGTGTGTTCCACGATCATGTGTCGTATTACATCAAAACTATATTTGAAAGAAACACATGTAGCTAGAGATAGCAACATAAATCTAAGATCTAAGGAGTCGGGGGTCTTACTTTTCATGCATTATGATTTATTGGCATttctaatttttaatatttagtgtttgc belongs to Rosa chinensis cultivar Old Blush chromosome 4, RchiOBHm-V2, whole genome shotgun sequence and includes:
- the LOC112197991 gene encoding probable pectate lyase 8, whose protein sequence is MAVSESKKWILACVSVLLLFCFVAVMSGRVSLDGTSLIRNGGTEELLKSSSNSSMAARVNENDDDEGLNKHAVENPEEIASMVDMSIRNSTERRKLGYFSCGTGNPIDDCWRCDPNWQKNRKRLADCGIGFGRNAIGGRDGRFYVVTDPKDDDPVNPRPGTLRHAVIQDEPLWIVFKRDMVIQLKQELLMNSFKTIDGRGVNVHIANGACITIQFVTNIIVHGLHIHDCKPTGNAMVRSSPSHFGWRTMADGDAVSIFGSSHIWVDHNSLSNCADGLVDAVMGSTAITISNNHFTHHNEVMLLGHSDSYTRDKQMQVTIAYNHFGEGLIQRMPRCRHGYFHVVNNDYTHWEMYAIGGSAEPTINSQGNRYAAPTNPFAKEVTKRVETAQTQWRGWNWRSEGDLLLNGAFFTPSGAGASAVYARASSLGAKSSAMVGTITAGAGVLGCRRGHTC